The Klebsiella quasivariicola region GGATCGCCGCTTCCTCAAGACCGGTATAGCGTCTGAATTCGTCGCGCGGTGCGGCCTCCAGCAGGCGGAAACGGTTCATAAAGAACTCAAACGGTTTATCCGCGTCTTCCACATCATGCTGACGCTCGAGGTAACGGCCTTCCATATACCCCCGCGGGTGGCGGGTTTTGGCGGTACGCAGGATGCGTCCGTCAGGGAAGGTGATCTTGCCGTGCGCGCCGCAGCCGATGCCGAGGTAGTCGCCAAAGCGCCAGTAGTTGAGATTATGCTGACACTGGAAGCCCGGCTTAGCGTAAGCGGACGTCTCGTAATGCTGATAGCCGGCGGCGCTCAGCAGCTGATGCCCCTGCTCGAAAATATCCCATAGCGCGTCGTCATCCGGCAGCACCGGCGGCCGTGAGCCGAACAAGGTGTTCGGCTCAATGGTCAGCTGGTACCACGACAGGTGCGGCGGGTTGAGGGCAATGGCCTGACGCAGATCGTCCAGCGCCTCCTCCAGCGACTGGTCCGGCAGGCCGTGCATCAGGTCAAGATTGAAGCTGCGCAGGCCGAGCCCGCTGGCGAGACGTGCGGCGCGCTTGGCCTCTTCAGGGCCATGGATCCGTCCCAGGCGCTGCAGCTTTGGTTCACTGAAGCTTTGGACGCCGATGGAGATGCGGTTCACCCCGGCGCGCTGGTAATCAACGAAGCGATCGGCCTCCACGGTGCCCGGGTTGGCTTCCATGGTGATTTCCGCCCCGGCGGCCAGCGGCAGGCAGGCGCGGACGCCATCGAGCAGGGTTTGCATGGCCGGGCCGGACAGCAGACTTGGCGTACCGCCGCCGATAAAAATCGTGCCTATTTCCCGTCCCTGGGCATATTGCGCATCGGCCTGCAGGTCGTTCAGCAGATGCTGGACGTAATCGTCATGCGGCACCTCGCCTTTCAGCGCATGCGAATTAAAGTCGCAGTACGGACATTTCTGCACGCACCAGGGAATATGGATATAGAGACTCAGCGGCGGCAAATTAGCCATTACGTAATGCTTCCAGTAACAGTTTCAGCGCTTGCCCACGATGGGAAATGGCGCTCTTTTCTTCACGGCTCAGTTCGGCCGCGGTTTTCCCTTCTGACGGGACGAAGAAGATCGGATCGTAGCCGAAGCCACCCGTACCGGCGGCTTGTCGGGTGATTACCCCAGGCCAGCTGCCGTGGCACACCAGCGGCGTGGGATCTTCGGCATGGCGCAGATAGACCAGCACGCAGTGGAACTGCGCCTGACGCTGGTCGTCCGGCACGTCCTTTAACGCGTCGAGCAGCTTCTCAAGATTCTGCTGGTCGCTGGCGTCGACGCCGGAATAGCGGGCGGAGTAAATACCCGGCGCGCCGCCAAGCGCATCGACGGCCAGACCGGAATCGTCGGCGATGGCCGGCAGGCCGGTGATCTGCGCCGCGTGACGCGCTTTCAGAATCGCGTTTTCAATAAAGGTCAGGCCGGTCTCTTCCGCAGAGTCCACGCCCAGCTCGGTCTGAGCGACGATATCGAGACCAAAATCTTCCAGCAGCGAGGCCAGTTCGCGCACTTTACCGGCGTTGCCGGTAGCGAGGACGACTTTTTGCATGATGAATCCTGTTTATTCAGTTAGCGCCGCGACCGCAGTCGGGATCTGTTGTGGGGCGATGATTTTAACTTGCTTATGGCGGCCCAGCTCGCCTTTTTCAATCAGAACCTGGCTTTTGGCGACGCGGAACTGTTTGGCGAGAAATTTCACCAGGTGGGCATTGGCCTGGCCATCAACGGGCGGGGCGGTAATGGCGACTTTAAGCTCGTCGCCATGTACGCCCACGATGCTATCGCGGCTGGCCTTAGGCTGAATGTACAGCCTCAGCACCAGCCCGTCAGCGCAGGGTTCAACGGCACTCATAGCGCCATCCACAGCCCCGGCAGCAGCACGTTACCGGTAGCCTGCAGCACCTCGGCGACGCCCATATTGATCACGTACAGCAGCAGCACCAGCACCATCGGTGAGAAATCGATACCGCCCATCGACGGCAGCAGGTTGCGGATAGGGCGCAGCAGCGGGTCAGCCAGCTGCATCAGCACGTACTCCACCGGGCTGCGGCCCTGGCTGACCCAGCTCATGATCGCCATCAACAGCAGCACCCAGAAGATCAACGAGCCGATGGTTTTCAGCAGAATAAGCAGGGCGGAGATCCAGATGATCGGCTGGAAAGTGATCACCATAAACAGCACGATCGCTTTGATAACGCAGAGAATAAATGCCACCAGCAGCGAGGCGCTGTCAATCGGCCCCATTGCCGGGATAATCCGGCGCAGCGGTCCGACAATCGGCTGCGTGGCCTTCACCACAAATTGCGAAAACGGGTTGTAAAAGTCGCAGCGCGCCCACTGCATCCAGACGCGTAACAACACGACCATCGTGTAAAGCTCAATGACCGTTGAAAGCAGGAAAGTCAACGTCTTCATGGCGTTCCTCAGATTCCTTATTATTTGCTGTAGTCGCGCGCACCAAAAATGGCTGTGCCGATGCGCACCATCGTGCTTCCCGCCGCGATTGCGGC contains the following coding sequences:
- the hemW gene encoding radical SAM family heme chaperone HemW, with the translated sequence MANLPPLSLYIHIPWCVQKCPYCDFNSHALKGEVPHDDYVQHLLNDLQADAQYAQGREIGTIFIGGGTPSLLSGPAMQTLLDGVRACLPLAAGAEITMEANPGTVEADRFVDYQRAGVNRISIGVQSFSEPKLQRLGRIHGPEEAKRAARLASGLGLRSFNLDLMHGLPDQSLEEALDDLRQAIALNPPHLSWYQLTIEPNTLFGSRPPVLPDDDALWDIFEQGHQLLSAAGYQHYETSAYAKPGFQCQHNLNYWRFGDYLGIGCGAHGKITFPDGRILRTAKTRHPRGYMEGRYLERQHDVEDADKPFEFFMNRFRLLEAAPRDEFRRYTGLEEAAIRPQLEAAIAQGYLHEDEQNWQITEHGKLFLNSLLELFLNE
- a CDS encoding XTP/dITP diphosphatase; this encodes MQKVVLATGNAGKVRELASLLEDFGLDIVAQTELGVDSAEETGLTFIENAILKARHAAQITGLPAIADDSGLAVDALGGAPGIYSARYSGVDASDQQNLEKLLDALKDVPDDQRQAQFHCVLVYLRHAEDPTPLVCHGSWPGVITRQAAGTGGFGYDPIFFVPSEGKTAAELSREEKSAISHRGQALKLLLEALRNG
- the yggU gene encoding DUF167 family protein YggU — its product is MSAVEPCADGLVLRLYIQPKASRDSIVGVHGDELKVAITAPPVDGQANAHLVKFLAKQFRVAKSQVLIEKGELGRHKQVKIIAPQQIPTAVAALTE
- a CDS encoding YggT family protein, with amino-acid sequence MKTLTFLLSTVIELYTMVVLLRVWMQWARCDFYNPFSQFVVKATQPIVGPLRRIIPAMGPIDSASLLVAFILCVIKAIVLFMVITFQPIIWISALLILLKTIGSLIFWVLLLMAIMSWVSQGRSPVEYVLMQLADPLLRPIRNLLPSMGGIDFSPMVLVLLLYVINMGVAEVLQATGNVLLPGLWMAL